In Parafrankia irregularis, one DNA window encodes the following:
- a CDS encoding TolB family protein, with translation MPKATSISPGPRRRWSRWLPLGLAAILLAVPACSDSKPDEPGKPAATGNATGGIPAPPRAEPISVRELPLPPVAPSDDPGACTAAVNPHHTGCLAGRGGFQSGGYLPDGKSVTARVTFAGAPAAPDPASVYSGSQLIIVRTDGKTFAGGDAWKCLTCGVPAANAVSTNQAMDYPQPFRDGKRVLFGTNILDCGEHPLADEACTPAETHIYPIRWENTADGSGKGGSLRELRIHPDDVHLGFSSFTIGNGRFGQFAYLGRLEFDPAPTTGTPLAPRYDVVKVTRLFDPADTQPMSVDASDPATLVYDRDALSVGELRGFSADGKEVTYIGYPEESSNIDVFAADLTTGKVRRLTANPEYVDPIDLSPDGNWTVAMDTRGSDRQMFLAAMRDVPPITDMVTTSATSSTRNNGMRRFFQPILIDRYGDRGDYQGQRINAAGDGSPGSVNDPNWNGMADPRWSPDGTAIVYWQALATSPACGGENPLPCETSTAQGGRTYRMMIAELTSRGPAPAPKVAPISDDVPWGVKYVPGSAIPSRPHVPAGTYTVTGARGGSAKVEVTESADKVAVETVAVAYTDFTNDGVSTLNGTEKVTVTVPALTTSKVDWFSDLTQTVRAKDGTTTTNTKKSSPDGFHLTIDVLTNIFEATGTLTTTIDGKAYRQPANRT, from the coding sequence ATGCCGAAAGCGACGTCCATATCACCGGGACCACGAAGGCGATGGTCGCGGTGGTTACCACTGGGGCTGGCCGCGATCCTGCTCGCCGTTCCGGCCTGTTCGGATTCGAAGCCGGACGAGCCGGGAAAACCGGCCGCCACCGGGAACGCGACCGGCGGGATTCCCGCGCCGCCCAGGGCCGAGCCGATTTCCGTGCGCGAACTGCCGCTTCCACCGGTCGCGCCCAGCGATGATCCGGGCGCCTGCACGGCAGCCGTGAACCCGCATCACACGGGCTGTCTCGCCGGGCGCGGCGGCTTCCAGTCCGGCGGCTATCTGCCGGACGGGAAAAGCGTCACCGCCCGGGTCACCTTCGCCGGCGCGCCCGCCGCGCCCGATCCCGCGAGCGTCTACAGCGGCAGCCAGCTGATCATCGTGCGGACGGACGGGAAGACCTTCGCGGGCGGTGACGCGTGGAAATGCCTCACCTGCGGTGTGCCGGCGGCGAACGCGGTGAGCACCAACCAGGCGATGGACTACCCGCAGCCCTTCCGCGACGGAAAGCGCGTGCTGTTCGGCACCAACATCCTCGACTGCGGGGAGCATCCGCTCGCCGACGAGGCGTGCACCCCGGCCGAGACCCACATCTACCCGATCCGGTGGGAGAACACCGCGGACGGCTCCGGCAAGGGCGGGAGCCTGCGCGAGCTGCGCATCCACCCGGATGACGTCCACCTCGGGTTCAGCAGCTTCACGATCGGCAACGGCCGGTTCGGCCAGTTCGCCTACCTGGGGCGGCTGGAGTTCGACCCGGCCCCGACCACCGGCACACCGCTGGCGCCGCGCTACGACGTCGTCAAAGTGACCCGGCTTTTCGACCCGGCCGACACCCAGCCGATGTCCGTCGACGCCTCGGACCCCGCCACGCTGGTCTACGACCGCGACGCGCTGTCCGTCGGCGAGCTGCGTGGTTTCAGCGCCGACGGGAAGGAGGTCACCTACATCGGGTATCCCGAGGAGTCGTCCAACATCGACGTCTTCGCCGCCGACCTGACCACGGGCAAGGTACGCCGCCTGACCGCGAACCCGGAGTACGTCGACCCGATCGACCTCTCCCCCGACGGCAACTGGACGGTCGCGATGGACACCCGCGGCTCCGACCGGCAGATGTTCCTGGCGGCCATGCGGGACGTCCCGCCGATCACCGACATGGTCACCACCAGCGCGACCTCGTCCACCCGCAACAACGGGATGCGGCGGTTCTTCCAGCCGATCCTCATCGACCGCTACGGCGACCGCGGCGACTACCAGGGCCAGCGGATCAACGCCGCGGGTGACGGCAGCCCGGGCAGCGTGAACGACCCGAACTGGAACGGCATGGCCGACCCGAGGTGGTCGCCCGACGGCACGGCCATCGTCTACTGGCAGGCGTTGGCCACCTCCCCCGCCTGCGGCGGCGAGAACCCGCTGCCGTGCGAGACGTCCACCGCTCAGGGCGGCCGCACGTACCGGATGATGATCGCCGAGCTGACCAGCCGCGGGCCCGCGCCGGCGCCGAAGGTGGCGCCGATCTCGGACGACGTCCCGTGGGGCGTGAAGTACGTCCCGGGCAGCGCGATCCCGAGCCGGCCGCACGTGCCGGCGGGCACCTACACCGTCACCGGCGCCAGGGGCGGCTCGGCGAAGGTCGAGGTCACCGAGAGCGCAGACAAGGTCGCGGTCGAGACCGTCGCCGTGGCCTACACCGACTTCACCAACGACGGTGTCAGCACCCTCAACGGCACCGAGAAGGTGACGGTGACCGTCCCGGCGTTGACGACGTCGAAGGTCGACTGGTTCTCCGACCTGACCCAGACCGTCCGGGCGAAGGACGGGACCACGACGACCAACACGAAGAAGAGCAGCCCGGACGGGTTCCACCTGACGATCGACGTCCTGACCAACATCTTCGAGGCGACCGGCACCCTGACGACCACCATCGACGGCAAGGCCTACCGGCAGCCGGCGAACCGCACGTAG